ATCAGTGGAACAAGTCTGAAGCGCTGCACCCTGCCGGTCTTCTAGAGCCCCTGTTGGTGCCATCCCATGTGTGGGCCGACATCTCTATGGACTTTGTCGAGGCACTCCCCAAGGTACACAGCAAGAGCGTCATTCTAACAGTGGACAGTGGTTGACAGGTTCTCTAAATACGCCCATTTCATACCACTGGGCCACCTGTACACGGCATCCTCCatcgcgcgcgccttcttcaaCGACATCGTTCGCCTGCACGGCTTCCCCGACTCCATCGTCAGCGATCGTGACCCTGTGTTCACGGGACATGTCTGGCGCGATCTGTTTCAGCTGGCTGGTGTCCGGCTGCGCCTGAGCACGGCGTTTCATCCTCAACCGAAGGCTAGTCCGAATCAACGAACAAGACCATCGCAATGTACCTCTGCTGCATCACTGGTGATCGGCCGCAAGATTGGCTGACCTAGCTTCCGTGGGTTGAGTATTGTTATAATACTTCATTCCACTCAGTGCTATGGACATCGCCATTCCACGTCGCTATGGTCGCCAGCCGTCGACCTTGCTGTCCTACGACAAGGAAGTGCCCGCACCAACACAGTCGATAACATGCTGTCCAGCTGCGATGAGTTGTATAATCTTTTATTCGGCCAACCAAATAGAACAACATAACAACGGATATTATTTTCAGTTTTAAAGCATCAAATTTGAAGGGAATTTTGCTAGGCTCTTGAAAAACTAGTGCAAGATTATGCTAGGGAATCGCTGAGTCCttctaaggccctgtttggcacagcCCCACTTCAGAACTCTagcaactccagcaaaaaaTCTAGCCAACCATCTCAGCTCAAAAACTttatggagctgccaactccatggagcggTAGTGCAAATAGggatggagttttggagcacctcttttgctgctccaaaacctcctattttgaacctcctcgtggagttggtagATAATTACCCACCAAGGCCACTCGTTAAAAAAAATGCttcattcttttttcctttcgaGATTCCCGATGCCCCCATCTCTCCTTTCCACGCACTCCTCTGCTCCCTAGAACCGTTGCTGGCTAGGcttagcgccgccgccgctagagcTAGCGGCCACCGTCGAGCTCTGCCGCCGCTAGGGCTAGCGGCTGCCatcgagctccgccgccgggaaTCAAATCCCCACCGCGGGCCGCCCATTCCCCTCCTGAGCGCCAAGCCCCGCCGGCCTCTTAGCCCCTCCCAgctcccgccgccacccacaCACCTACCGTCCGCCGGGAAAACAAAGCTCCACCGCCAGGAATCGAATCCCCGCCATTGGCTGCCCGTTCCCCTCATGAGCCTCCTCCTTGGTGCAGTGGCACGGCAAGGTTGCCAAAGCCGGCTCCAGGGACGCACCAACGCCGAAGCCGGTGGATCCGAGACCGTGCAAGGCTTGCGGCACCAAATCATGGGGGCGTAGTCCATGACTTAGGCCACCAGCGCGGGACTACTGCCCCGGTGTGGGGCCGGGGCCACCTAGGTGTGGGGCAGCAAGCGCGGGTTCCGCGGCCGCCTGTCCCTCCCACAGCTGCGCCGCGCGAGGCCAATGCCGCAGGGTCATCGGTCGCCGGTCACCGGTACAGTGGTGCAGCATGGCACCCGCGTGATGGCCGATGGCTTGGGCGCAGAACCCGTCGCGGTACGCCATCCATGCGGCGCTCCTTGGTGTCCTCGCCCCGAGTAGCGGGCCGCGTGCGCACCGGACGGTGCTGCTCCTCACCACGAGGAGGTCAGCCAAGGCTCGCCACTGGTCATATGTGGCACGGGGTAGCCAAGCGGTTCTTCAAAGATTCTTTGGCCTTCTTGTTTCTGCATTCTTGGAACTAGTCGTGGATGGTGAATGTTGTCTTATCGATGAGATCAGCTCTGAGGGCTAAGTTGTGTCAGGTTTGAGTTACCAAACAGCTCTCTATGCTTGCCTATTTGTTTATTCACATATTTTCCATTAGTTGATGATTTTTATTTCTACTGTTGACCTCAGACACAATCAGTTCATTTTGGTGTGAATTCGATTAATCTGTGCTAATGCTAACTGATGTTGGTTGCTTGTGAACTGTGAACGGTGACTTGGGCGTTGCAATCAATGTGATAGTGTTAAGTTTTCAGAGTTGCACTGCGTTCAGAGTTGCTCATGCACATTGCATTGCCGTTACTAATTCTTCAGAATGTTTTGAAGATTTTGCAAGCCGAACCATTTCATTTCTCCGGTTCGGTTTTGGAGCAAGTCCATATAATGCAGTGATGCAACACTTGACGACTTGCGCTTCTCATTTAGTATTTCAGTACCAGTGTTGGGAGTTGTTAATTCACACTACACTGTTGTCTTGCCGACCACCTAAAGATTTTGCAAACCAAGCTGTTCacccgaggaagaagaagaaaaggggaaTAAGAGGATGATAGGTGGGATCATGAGTTGGGGGCAAGAATGACAATTCACtttcaaactcctcttttctggagctggggacaccctcccagccaaacacctccaTCATACCGCTCCAACTCCATCTAGAgttggctccacctggagttttggagtggagcagcttcacaaagagttggagtcatgccaaacagggtcTAAGTTTCAGTTTTGATGGGGGCATTGGGCTGACCAGGTTTTGATGGGCCAACAGCCGCCCCACACCACAGAGGTGTGGTTCGTGTGGAGGCCCAGTTCAATTGTTTTACCTTGCTTTCCACTTAAAATATTCTTTTTCCAACAATTTTAGACTTTCCGACACCATTTTAGGGGTGATGGAGTTGTTGGCACGGTGCACGGCACCCACATGGTTCATTTAACTTTAAATCCTGGTACCATATTTAGTTGGGATGATTCGACCTGAGCATTTTGCGAGCCACGTCGTGCTCAGACCGAGTGCCGAAAAAAGCTCCGCTCATGGCGAGCTGAAACATTGTGCTTATGAAATTGCTGGCGGTTGGTTAGGTAGTCCGCTAGCACAGTGCCTCACTGTGCTGGCGGTTGGTTAGGTCGACCACCATCACAGTGAGCAGCACAGTGCTCACTGTGATGGCAGTTGGTTACCTCGTCCGCTAGCATAGTGAACCACTATGCTGGCGGTTGGTTAGGtagcccgccagcacagtggtgTCTATGTTGGCGGGTGCatccatttgtgctggctcCAAGTTAGTGATGGCCGCTCCACCCGCTAGTGTAGTGGTGTTTTACCCGCCACTACAAATCGATTCTAACATAGTGTTATCAGACTGAGTTTTTAGGTTGGGCTTGGGCTGACCTGATTTTTTTCGAACTTTAGTTTTTCTGACCACGCTTGGCCCGACATCTAAACTGGGCGGGCCGAAACCTACCGAGCTCGGGCTGTGCTCGAAATGCTTAGGGGAAGATACAATAATTTACCGGATTGTCTCCACTAACAAGATCTGCAACGCTTCTGAGAGCAACTTGGAGAATGCCTTGCAGAAGCTTAAGAGAGAACTCGCTGGAAAGAGGTACTTTTAGAATTTAATTTGATGTTGATTCACTCATCTCAAGCACGCACACTGTTTTTTTTCTCACACACGCTCAAAATAGGTGCATTGCCTTTGAGAATAACACGTAATTGAAAAGGACAAGTAAAGCACATGCAAACTACATACACAAAATTCAACTTCAAACTTGGATCCGCATACACTTTTAATTGCTAGTACTAGTGAACTTCGTACACTTGAAGAAACTATGAAAAATGTACACACACATCATGTCAAGTCCAAGAAACTATGAAAAATGTACACACACATCATGTCAAGTCGTAAACACAGAGAGCAatatccaacattttttttaattaagaaaAAACATCCGATCTTGAACATTCACATGTGAATGTCTATGACCACAAAGTAACACATCCACCCACATAGCCAGAAGCTAACACGAGTACTTAGACTACAAAACTCCAACCAAGGAACACAAAAGacaagaaataaagaaaataagaaagaaagcTTCAAACTTCTTCTACGTCCTTCCTTCAACCTTGCTTTGGTTCTTATGCAGCAACAAACATCTCACATCAGCTGTCTTCTTAGAAACTTTTGATGTAAGGATCGTCGATGGTCATGTGCTACTTGGTAATCCTTGTCATCTAGAAACTGCAATGAGTCGATCTCTACCACGCAAACAGATTGGGCATTGCCATTGCTCCAAGCTGTCATCAAGGACTCCAAGACGACACCTCAAGAGGAGAGCAACATCTCAATGCTACTGCCGCCCGAACTAACAAGTCGGTTCGCTAGTTTTCACCTAGATCTGTTCCTGTATGTTGAGGTTCTcatagcatatatatatatcatgttCAAGTTTTCTAACATGAGAAAAATTTAAGAATGTTTAACTTCCCCACTTAGTGCCTACTTGGAATAAGAAACATTAAGATGGCCCAAGGCAATTTTAGGATCATTTGATCAAAAATTTTAGGTGCAGAGATCTTCAAAAGGTCAGCAGGAAGAAAAACATTTCATCTTTTTCTGCTCCCTCGACTCACACTAAGGAGCTGCAAAAGCTAACGACGCCTCTTGTTTCGAGGCCCCGCATTGAAATCAAGAAGACAACAATGCCTCACCGCTAGCAAGTTGCCCTCTTGGATATGCACGGAAGAACTTGCACATCTCACATACCATTTACGCTTCCTCTTGTGGCATTCACATAACTTAAGAAAAAAACGTACTCAAATAGAAACACACTAATGGCATGATTATTTGTAACAGGTACCTTCTTGTATTGGACGACGTCTGGAATAAGGATGCTAACAAGTGGAACAAGCTGAATGCCTGTCTTAAACATGGTGATGTTGGTAGCGCCATACTAACGACAACCCGTGATAAAGAAATAGCTCAACTCATGGGTACAGTTGAAGAACATGGCATTGCACGTTTGGACAATAAATTCATCAAGGAAATTATTGAGGCTAAAGCATTCATTTCGCAAGAGAGAAAACGAGCTGATTTAGCTGGCTTGGTTGATGACGTTGTTGAGAGATGTGCAGGGTCTCCATTGGCAGCCAAGGCACTAGGATCTGTACTACGTGGCAAGACAAGAACGGAAGAATGGAAAGCTGTGCTTAGCAAAAGCATTGCCCATAACAAGGACGATAAAATCCTGCCTATTCTCAAGCTCAGTTACGATGACCTGCCATCACACATGAAGCAGTGCTTTGCTTTCTGTGCTGTGTTTCCCAAGGACCATGAGATTAACGTGGAAATGCTGATCCAACTATGGATGGCAAATGACTTTATTCCTGAACAAAAAGATGTTCGTCATGAAACAATTGGTAAACAGATTTTCAGTGAGCTGGTCTCAAGGTCATTCTTTCAAGATGTGAAGCAAGTCAATGGGAAAGCATGGGAAGATGTGTATTGGTATTTCTCTACAAGTACATGTAAAATCCATAATCTTATGCACGATGTGGCACTATCTGTCATGGACAAAGAGTTGCTACCATAACTGAGAAACCAAAGCAGAGTGATGAGTTGCTTCAGAACACTTGTTGTCATATATTATTATCATGTTGCAATCCAGAGACCGTTTTGAATGATTCTCTGAATataagggcctgttcgcttcagcttataagccggctatcaacaaagtaaAGCAAAACAAGCAGCGACGCTTCCAGATGAGATGATGGCCGCGAAAGAGGCGTGATGCTAAGCTAGAGTACTCTGCACGAGAAGCTTCCATGTCCAGAAGCAAGATATACCCCTGCAAGCTGCTCGACAGAGTAATCTGATGTGCAGTCAAACAATAGCTGCTTCAGCAATGGTTGCCCACAAGAACAGGGGCAAAGAAAAGCAATAGCTTACAGCTAGAAGAAAAGCTAACTGGCTGTGTGAACACATCAACCCTTTACAACAGGAAACCAAGTCCTAAACACACAGAAATTAATAATCTGGCATGGAGCTAGCAGGCTCCTCAAAAGCGGACCGACTTTTTATTGAAAGTGCTAGTTCACTGCTTAGGAACAAACGCACGCAGCATCATTAATAGGGTAAAAATACAAAaaaccacacacacacacccttgACTCATACAAATGCAGCAACAGTCCACAGTACTCGTTTATATCCCCTTTATTGACATCCTCAGCTCTCAACAGGTGACTATCTGAGCAGCTCTCGTCTTCCCAGGTGCGCCTGAATGTCATCAAACCAGATGCTACAGTTCCTGGCTACAACCGTTTACAATGTTCGAATTTCCAGTCCGTAACCAGTGGGGCAAATGTTCCATGCAATCGAAATAACATGATGAGAAACGAAGTACAAATGGCACAGAGAGTCATCAAGGGCTTTCTGGCAAAGGTTTTTCTTCAGACATCCTTCCCCAGAGGCCCAGATCACATCAGGCAAACAACCCAACCATCGCTCATAATTGCTTCACAGCATGGGAACCACGGGGGATCGCCATGAGAATTCCACTGAAGAAGCATCCATACGATTGACGTTCCTATGTAAACAAACATGAAGTATTGATCAGACTAGCAAAACAAACGATCAAGACGGAAATGGAACATTATTACAAGTACTCCATCACGGTTTCAGATTTAATTGCCACCTATTCTCGTCATCTGTCAAGCTACATATGCAGCAAGCACAACAAGCTCCCCGGGCCATTTTGCAAGATGGAACTAATAAATGCCACGCTGCATTGTTTttaaatgcaaaaaaaaaaacaatattgATGAAATCCTGATAAAGTTTAAACTACAAGACTGCATAGGAAAACAATATAGCTCCAAATGCTAAATGAAATGAATATTTGGAGAAAAGCACCAGATAATCAAACCTAACTGTAATGAGTGCGGCAGTAAAAGCTGATTAGGTTCTAAAGGACTAATTTTTCAAATGCGAAATGAAAAGAACGGTCCAGTCACAAGGCAAGCTTAATACCTGCAAAGAAGCCAACCGTGCTCAGATTTGCTGCAGCCATGGTCTGGTATATCAGGTATTCCGTGAGGAAATGGCCAAGAGCGTAGATGAATGATAGGAAGGTGGCCAGATATAGAGGCCTATTTTCCAGATTGAGTGCACAAAGGAAGCACAACGTGCAGGTCAGAAGTGTCCAGACACCGAAAGTACGGCCGTGTACATCAGTCACTACATGTAACAGAACAATGTTAATCAGACTATAGAAGATTCGACTTGAGCATGTCTTTGTAAGGAATGACAGTACATAAACAGGAACGAGTTAGTATGAAGCTGCCTTTGAGATGCTGCAAAAGCCATTGTGAACTAAAGCTTATAAGTGCCTACAGGCTACAGAAAACTGAAAAGACAATCCAGCTGAGATATCACAAGCAATCGATCCAGAAGGAAGAATTATTGGCAAAGATAAGCAAAGTTCCACAAAGAAGGGAGAAAGTATTGATAGTGTCCATGTGCAATGTAAAGTTCCAGATCCAAGCTTTTTTACCCAGGTAAGCTAGTATTGATAGTGTTCATGTGCAGTGTGCAGTTCCATATCCAAGCTTCTTTACCAGAGTAAGCTACACGGGCAGTCAACATCAGTAGATGACTTCTTGATATGGTCATATAACAGTACCCCATAGTAGGAGCTTCAAGAGTAACTAAGAACTACCAAGATCAATACACTACTTATGAACTTATAATAGTAAGGCATGCATAGTGCTCTTCTAAAATGGGGGTGTCAGCATAAAGATTGCAGGGCTCTACATCAGAACAATAAAGGGCCGTTGCTGGCATTTACAACTTTAATATCAACCTGAATCCAGTAAACAGTCATGAACTAACAAACATCCATGCAACAAAAATACATGGATAGGGTAAGATTATTTGTTTCTCTTAGAAAAAATAATGGCCGCTGATCCTCCAATAATACCAAAGCCTCTGtaagaaaaaaacaaactaaGGATCTGACCCTCAGAAATTTCTGACCTATCATCAACCAAGAATGAGCTGCGCATCACTAAGTCCCCTCACTAGACTACTCCCAACTATCCCAATTGCAGACTTGAAATACTTCCTTACTACAACAGTATGAGACTTGTCCGGAATGAGTCTCACTGGCTGAAAAAAAATCTTCTTTAACCTTGACTAATTCATATAGTGAAAACTAAAAAGATAACATGTACCAGACGTGCTGACCAATAACAACTGAAGTCCTTTAATTTGTTACCAATCCTATAAATCTATGACCACAAATGCACAAAGACCATCCACTTACTCGGCATGCCAAATTCGAGCCAGCAAGTTCtgattcagaatttcagatacCGTTGTTGTGCCGCTAAACGGCGCACCCGGCCAATACCAACAAGAAAACAGACAGTGTCCTCGAGTTCAAGCTCGAACTAATCACAGTGgtttccttctccttctgccTCCAAATCACCATTAAGAAGACGCGGTACAGATCAGGCTAGCACGCCATCAGATCTACCTACACAATTACACAAATACCCCACACGATGGGCTTCCCAACCCAGCGAGACGCAGACGGGAGAGTAGCGGAAGAGGGAGCAACGGACGGGCAACTCACTCTCCGTCTGGGAGAAGACGGCGACGCGCAGCGCCCAGATGTTGAAGAAACCGAACCAGACGGATGCGAGGCGGAGGGAGCCGACGAGCATCAGCCACCAGCCCAGCGCCGGCacgcccttcttcttcccctccgaCGCCATGTCCCCCGCGGCAATGCTTCCACCGGTGAGCAGCGGCCAGCCGGCGAAGCTCTCGCGCAGGGAGAGGCGAAGCGGGTGGGAGGCTGCGGCAGAGGGAGATGACGACGACAACCAGGCCGGGCCCTTTTGGATGTTTAGATGGGCCGCCGGATGCCCGGATGAGTTGGCCTGTTTTTTTGTCCTCATGCTGCATTATGGGCCAGCAGATCCGCTACAAAAGCCGTCCTCTAACAATCATGTGAGCCCACAACGTCCTTACATTAGTAAATGCTGTTATTATAATACTTTTTTTTGTTGCCAGGGATTAGATTATTATAATAGTCTGCCACAGCTAAAACCCAAATGCATTAGAAAAGGTGTTCAGATTGGTCGTATAAACGAAAATGCTATATTTTTAATAACATATGCATAATTGTTTTTGTAGGATGCAACAAAACAGTTTACGAAAACCAATCTGGTGCTCTTTTGACCCTCAATACATTACGAGGATGTTAAGGCTACGTGACGCCAACACATGACACAATTTTTTCCTTGACAAGTACTCCCTCAAACATTTTTatatttgactaaaattatagagaaaatcacaaaagtttatggcaccgaatagatatattatgaaaatatatttaatgaagaaactaatggtacctatttgatatcatgaatgttagcactttattgtataaatttggtcaaacttgagatgctttgactctccaagaaagttggaatgacttataatttgaaacggagggagtagttgtaTTCGCAGCTCATCATATGATTCTCACCTTGAAACAATAAACAATGGTAATAGGTTTTCTGAAAGAAAATACTGCCAACAGTATATGCCTCGGGTGCAttaaattttcttttcttaaaaaaatgaaGAATACCGTGGGATTTTTCCTTACAATGTACAAGGAGTGCGCCAACGTGCCTTAATAATAATTGATTACTAAACTTGGCAAACTTAATGAAAACAACAGCTACTAGTAGACTACATGGTCTGATGAGTCACCGAAGCTTTTGGCAGTAGCAGGTCACGGGAGAAATTAGACTGTTATAAATTGTTAACAATGTATATATGGTCTGTTCGTTTCAGtttataagtcggctgaaaaactgaaacggctgatttgttgtgaaagaaaaatactacttggtggctgataagtcggctgaataagctgaagcgaacggaTCCGTAAGCTATTTTGGAGCTTTTACGGCGGTACCACGAGACTCTCAACAAGTTGGAGCATTTTGGTCGAGAGACGACTCTCACTGTGCACCGGGGTCGTGGGGGGCGGTGTCTGAGATGATTCTCAGGTAATCCACCCATTTCCTAGACGACCAAAGATGCTGGGGCGCAGAGCAGAGCCGATGACTGGCGACTGTTGCTGAGTTTACTACGCAcgtcaaaacaagaaagcaTCAAGCATGCATGGACTGGACCGCATCTGGACATCGTCGAGGCACCTGAtctgacctgacctgacctgaccATCTGACTGACTTGACCAGCCAGCCAGCAGCCTACTGTACTCTACTGTGTTTGTCTGCATTGCTAGGATTAGACAGGACGACAAGGTACCCTGTCCTGCTAGATACGCCAAccctgctgcagctgcaatgGCAATGCAATCGCTGGTGACCCTGACGACGCATCCATCCATCGAACCAAGCTTTTTGTTTGCCAGCCAATTCTAACGGGCGGTCGATCTGATTCTGGTGGCTGGTGTGGATCATCTGCTTGTCTCTCTCTGGCTGGCCTGGCCTCTCCCtcacctccatggctccatctgcggcggcagcagcgtaCATGCAATGTTCAGTTTGATCAGAGATACATTGCAAATTGCAATGGCAGGCGGCCGGGCACATTTCATTTCTACAGATGTCGATCATCAGCACACCACCACCGTAACTTGTTTGCGAGCATTCCAGAATATAACATTAGAACCAAGAAAGATAGCAAAACTACCGGTGGACCGGCAGCACAACCATGTAAGAGTTGGTATGGAACGGGCAAGCGGCACAAGCCAATACGGCTGCCTTGCCTTCGTTACATAGTCAATCCAAAGTCTACAAGTTCATATAGAACAGCCGGGTACAAACTGAGCAGGACTATATAAGGCGTGAACCTAGAGAATAGGAGAGTCGCAGTACAACTGTACAAGAGGTATTCCTGCAATCAGTTCCAGGCAGCAGGACTGCAGCAGGCCAGCAAGCCCTTCTTCAGATCAACAGACAGTGGCAGCCGCTCCATCGTTTTGCTGTTCAGCAGCTTTGCTTCCTCAATACAGTAGGCATTTTGCTGCAGCCTCGCAGAGGGGGGCACTGCTTTGCACTGGAGTTAAATGGGTAACTCTTCAATTGGATTAGACAGGACGTTGCTGTCTATTGCAAGCGTGCACGTGCCACGACGCGACAACAGCAAAACGACCGAACCCGAATCTGCTTGTCTCCCTACTCCTACACACGGACACAGTCACCAACTAGTATTTGCCCTTCTTTACttgcggtgcatgcatggagtactaaatgtcgacgaaattaaaaactaattgcacagttttgttgtactttacgagacgaatcttttgagcctaattagtcaatatttggacaataattcacaaatacaaacgaaacgctacagtgtgctacagtgctgtaacagtaatttgtcACCTCCCAACTTTACTAAGGCCAtatttacttccctccaaactcccaactttgacactatgcaaaaagaagattccccatcacatcaaacttgcggtacatgcatggagtactaaatgtagacgaaatcaaaaattaattacacagttttgttgtactttgcgagacgaatcttttgagcctaattagtcaatatttggacaataattcacaaatacaaacgaaacactacagttgcgcatttatgacaaaatgtcaattttgcctatcccaaattgggaactgaACAAGGCGTTTGTTTCAGAGAAGAGGGGATTTAGAGACAAAGCACAGAGAACGGATATATAACAGAGGGATAATAATGAAAGTCCTAGGTGAAGACAACTCCATTCTTTTTTTCCCCACTAGCATTTTTTATCACCTACGTACTGATTTGGAGTTGCCGTTAGTGTTCGTCACTGATGATGAAGGAAAGCCGGCCAGAGCTAGCAAAGCAAAGAGGAACGTTGATTCAATTCGTAACCATGCATATCACCAACTTAACACCAGGCAGGCAAAACACTAGCTAAGCATCAGTCTCATTAAACTCACTAGCAAATCACACGATCGAAGAGACTGCGTGCATGCCGCAGCGCTAGCTATATATAACCAAATAAAAGGAACATCAGGGGCCCCCGCACTTGCATCTCCAGCTCAGCGGCTTGTAGTTGGAGCGGTCGTcgtacgacgccgccgccttcttcttctgcatCAGCGCCGACGAAGACGATACTCCTCCTCTACCACCATGGGCACGATGATAG
This sequence is a window from Setaria italica strain Yugu1 chromosome III, Setaria_italica_v2.0, whole genome shotgun sequence. Protein-coding genes within it:
- the LOC101776733 gene encoding LOW QUALITY PROTEIN: ergosterol biosynthetic protein 28-like (The sequence of the model RefSeq protein was modified relative to this genomic sequence to represent the inferred CDS: deleted 1 base in 1 codon), whose amino-acid sequence is MASEGKKKGVPALGWWLMLVGSLRLASVWFGFFNIWALRVAVFSQTEMTDVHGRTFGVWTLLTCTLCFLCALNLENRPLYLATFLSFIYALGHFLTEYLIYQTMAAANLSTVGFFAGTSIVWMLLQWNSHGDPRGSHAVKQL
- the LOC111256786 gene encoding putative disease resistance protein RGA3, with the translated sequence MAWAQNPSRYAIHAALLGVLAPSSGPRAHRTVLLLTTRRSAKARHWSYVARGSQAVLQRFFGLLVSAFLELVVDVFLTTLGPTSKLGGPKPTELGLCSKCLGEDTIIYRIVSTNKICNASESNLENALQKLKRELAGKRYLLVLDDVWNKDANKWNKLNACLKHGDVGSAILTTTRDKEIAQLMGTVEEHGIARLDNKFIKEIIEAKAFISQERKRADLAGLVDDVVERCAGSPLAAKALGSVLRGKTRTEEWKAVLSKSIAHNKDDKILPILKLSYDDLPSHMKQCFAFCAVFPKDHEINVEMLIQLWMANDFIPEQKDVRHETIGKQIFSELVSRSFFQDVKQVNGKAWEDVYWYFSTSTCKIHNLMHDVALSVMDKELLP